The nucleotide window AACAACACAACATCCCACAAGATCTGATTCTTGCTCGATATGCTGCACTCCAAGGAAGTGATACAACCAACAAAATGGAAAATGGTCGGCGGCGATTTTTAATTTCCATGGACAGTAATCATGAGGTTGCTAGAGatcatagtaaaaataataataagaagatgatgcatagaaatattgaaagaCAAAGAAGGCAAGAAATGGCAACCCTTTATGCATCCCTTCGAGCTCTACTCCCTCTTGAGTTTATCAAGGTGAGAAAAGTTTCTtctattcttttctttgataGGCCTTGCCtatcgggtttttttttaatgttcttgGAGTTCTATAATTACTAGGGTTTGTTTGGGATTTCAGGGAAAGCGTTCAATATCGGATCACATGAACGAGTCTGTGAATTATATAAAGTATCTCCAAAAGAAGATCAAAGAACTAAGTGCCAAGAGAGATGGGTTAAAGAAATCCCCCAATTTAAGCTTTGATTCCCCAAGTGGAAGTTCTAACAAATACTCTCCAATTAGTCCAGTAACCCTCCAGCCATATCCAGGTGGTATTGAGGTTGTGTTTGATAGTGATTTTAGGGGGCAAGATCCCCCCCTATCAAGAGTGTTGCAAGTGTTGCTTGAAGAAGGAATCTCTGTTGTTAACTGTGTTTCCACCAAAGTAAATGAAAGATTATTTCACACCGTCCAAACTGAGGTAAAATCAATTGTTGTCAATTGccaggtttagggttttatgtTCATGCTCTAAATCCAGGAACAACTTGGCTTcaatatttataatgttttcttttccacaGGTCAATGATCCTGCATGCTTAAATCTATCCGAGCTGCGGCAGAAACTAACCCTACGAGCTGTTTCTTGAAAAAGTGATTTGTCCAAGTAAAAATGTTTATGCTTCTTGGATCATTCATGACATCTTGCACTGTAACAATCTGACTTCCGATTGAAACACTTCTCTCAACTTGGTTTCGTTTTTGAGAAACTTAATTTGATGAAAATGCTTGCGAGCATTTTTGAGAAATATTAGAggatattttgtaaataattgcTCTTGAAGACTTTTTGGGAGGCATTATATCTGTGCATGCTTATATATGCACAGGAGCTAAATTCACTACTGGGTTGCTGTGTTGTACTTGCTATTTCCTACATGCAGGAGTACACAATAAATTCCGTTGAAAACATCAAGTATTTTACctcctaaacttttttttttattgatattcaaCACTCATAATTCTGAATACttttatatttgtatatttGTAGAGAGATTATATGATAAAGATAAGCTCAAACTATTATATTctaataatgattaaaaatactAGTTCAATAAGGATTCTAAATACAAATTCTTTTAGACTAGGTAGAATCATACATTTAAACATGGATGTTTTGCTATTTCTTAAGCTGAGGTTTTATTtggcaagaaaattgaaggatTGATTCCTACTTGTAAGGGCTGATCATTGCATTTATATGAAttgtattatcattattattattattattatattgactGTGTGAAAATCTTGTAATTCGTAGGACTAGATTATTGGTGAAAGGAATTAGGAAAAAACTGAgaagatttgtttctttttacaaGTAACCATCAAGTTGTAAGTAAATTTCTAGAGCAGCTTCTACAATACGGGAATTGCTTATTTTGTTGCTTAACCagaacaaatttatttttgggtcATAGACTTGATTTGCTTTCATGGAATCATTACATGTGGATTCCTTTTGCttagttaaattttatgataacatCTGTGTCTTCTTTCCTATATATTTTGCTTTGTGTTCTACTATATATATGACCATGTACTCGTTCTTGCAGTAGCGATTAAGAGTCTTGCAAGTTCTATTGAATTCTAAATTAACTGTATTCAAGCAAATTGGCTAGAGGCTGGAATAGTCTCAAAATTCTTGGTTTCAGGAATCCATACTTCATTGAACAGGACATACTTTGTTGTTGTTTAGATAACACATATATATAGCATCCAAGGCTACTTACTGCCTTGAAATAGGAATGGTATCTCTTCAATTGTAATAATTGTTGCTGCTTTAGTTGTAAAGATGCATAATGGCAAATTAATTTGGGGTGCCACCAACCGCTGCCTGAGGTATGGACCAAGGTTTATATGTTGCATGGGGTCTTCCAGCTATGTCTCTGAGTTCTAAAATGCCCTCTCAAAAGATCTAAATCTGCTAGGATTTGATGCCAGCTCAAAAAGATCTACGTACCTGTTAAAATCTACATATTGTATTCTTAGAAGACCCATTGCTGAGGTTCTATGGTTAGTACCTAACATACAGTCTCTATGCATAGAGCTGCTCCACCTATGAACATTTgagatggtgatgatgatgtgtAACCACGTGCTGCATGTAAGCACCATTTTCCATTATTGACATAGCCAATAGGAGTCTTGTGCTCTCCAAATTAAATGGCTTGATCTGTAAATATCATCATTTGGTAACTCCTTTATGTTCTGAATTAACTGCAGAATATCATGTGGACATAATTAAGCATGCTTGCACTTTCTTTCTCATGTACGGTTCACATAACGTCTCATTGCATTCCTGTATCTTTGCCTTCGAAGGTTCATATTTCATTGACTATAATGAATTAAGTTCCCACATGTGTCCCATGTTCACGCTCTAGTTTATTAGTCCTCTTTCTCAGGCCACTTTTAATCCATCTTCTTGTGGGTCTTGGTATCAcagttcatttatttttattttttagtccttttcTCTTGAACTAATTTctggttttattatttttatattttgtattctGAAATAATAACTAAATGTTTAATGACGGATAAGAATGAGTTGCTATTGTAGAAGTCATGTGACGTTGGGGTTATGAGAGACAAAATTATCCAGGCCCTTTCAGCAATTCTGCCTTTTATCCTGGAAAAAAAGGGGGCTCCCATTCCACTCGGCTGGGTCTAGAATACGGTAAAATGCCTAGGCTTAGTTCCACTGTTGAATTTATCCAAGCCCAATAGTGTAACTGACATCGACATTATACCGATGCTAGTAACTTCCTCTACTTGACACTGGTGTCTACTGATACAATATATATTCTCATAAATTGAGTCATTAGTGACTTTACTTTCTCGGTCGTAGCAAAATCCACATAGGACTGATTGTTCAAGATCATCAATCCAATTTATGATATCTTGAAGCTAACAAAAGCATACAAAACTAGCAGCCTCGTGATTTCATCCCTTCAGGCATATATATAGAGGAATGGTGTGAGGATTAATCATGTAAATGAAGATTGCTCATGTTAAATTACTAAAACTATAAAGTCCGTTGTCTCTCAGCTATGagaatggattttcttttctctttcggAAATTGCTACAGAATTTTGAATAAGTATTTCTTAGATATATGCTTCACTTGATGGAGGTATAAATGTTCGtatatacatttttaattacatggTGCTTCCATTACAAAAAGGTATTTGTGTCCATATATGGAAGAAGGCTTCTATTAATTTAGTGAGGAGCTGACATATTAAAGTTCCTATGGATAAGGTCCATTTACATTtctactatttgttttgttcatATCTGGGGTTGCTAGCTGTTGCTGCTGGATTAAGACAACCAATCATATACCTTGTCATACCCACATCTACCATATCTTAGGTTAGTTAGTCTAaggaatattataagaaaaatataagtggaacataataataagaataataattaatttagtgATCTTGGCTAGCAATCGAAGGGGTGATTGAATGCAATGCACAATGTTCGTTGTTAGTGTAcagataataatttattaattcctTACATTTTATTAGGAaagcttttttaattaatgtttccaTTGTGTTgtatattcaaaaatattttttatgtacttGCAAGCAGCTTTTCTTAACGCGGAACAACCCAACCTCTTCCGGCCAAGTGTTgatatcttattattattattattattattattattaagatatcttgttgagattcaAGTGTTGTTTAATTTATGCTCGTCTTAGAATCAGATACCATGTGAAGCTTTTATGATAGGAAGATAAATTCTATTTGAGAATTACAAGTGTATGGGTAATGACTGTCAAAgaactattttaatttaaaatttttaatttttttaagatatgatttatattattctctaacatatttctttttaagtGAAAGCTATTTGcacttgaaacttgtatatgCGTACACTATtctatacttaatttttatcaaataaaaaaaagtatgacCGCTTGATCATCAAGGCTCTCACAttatgtcaaaaaatcatcttaatctaaaaacttaaactattaggtgagaTCCTAAGATATGacttatattattctctaacaataaCAAATGCATCTATATTAAAACTACCATTTGACATGGCACTTgcttcttttagttttaaagtTGGATGGTTctttcatgtttgtttcccTACTTTGAAAGACTAGAGgattcatgataattttatctttaagttAATACTTTGATGTtaagattataaaaattaactaaaaaattatggttggtTAATTGTTCATATGAATAGATAATGAATGACGttactatattattttactcatttaatgatatattcatcaattaaccagtttaatataacaaaatacaATACTTTCTACTAAATCTTGTCATGGTGTGCATGGCTTCGAATGACAAGTTTTTCTCTTGGATCAAGGAGGTTTTGGATGTGTTGggattaataatgatattatgATTTGAAGGGTTAGGGAGTCACCATCTAATATTATAGTCACTAGAAAATCTACTAGTCTACAAGAGTTTGGGTAAGGGGACTAGTTTTACATGGGAAAAACACATCACCCTCAGTACACCCCACCTAtggtaagctgcattattgattgattgttttttctaagtcaTGTTTCTATTTGTTAGTTTGCCTAAGATTCAAGAGAGGTTTTCCTCAGTAAGGAGGTCCCTATCTATGTGGGCTCAAGACAGATCACATTTAGTAAGGAGGACTCTGCTTTATCAGGTTAAAACATAGTCATTCTAAAACCTAAATTTTAATGgtgtatttatttctattttatatctttaatacttAGAGATATacttaagggtgtgtttgacaAACACCTTTCTTAGGCCTGTTTTGGTAGTTTTATTACAAGGAAAAATGAGTTTCTGCTAAATaaagcctaaaaaaataaaaagaatatatatatatatatatatatatatatgtgtgtgtgtgtgtgtgtgtgtgtgtgtgtttctgATTCTAGATAAAAAGacaatttatttcctttttatgtTGGTGTCGAACGTGTGCGGCTTCGCGACAATCATCCTCCTGGGTATGGAATAGTCGAGAATGGTGAAAGAGGAAAggacaagaaattcttgtcttttattagtaaaaaaggAAATGGGAGTTGCCATGCCACCTAACATTTTGGTTATgaagaaccctaactagtcttagAGTTCGGGTAAGGGGACCAATTGCATAAAGAGAATGTATTAACACCCCAAATATACCTTATCTGGGGTAAGCTGTATTGTTTATCTGTCtgatataaactataaaaatattatgttttctaaCTGTCGGTTTGTTTATGGTTGAAGAAAAGTTCacggtaaggagatccttattttatcaagttaaaaacctaatcattctaatgtaaataaaaaaaatgaattatcttttcatttaatatcgagaatacatcttacgtataagtttgtaatcccacatattaaaaagaaaaaaaataaatttttaagtatttttgaaatataggccaagttttcatggctttaataaactagttattaaatcccaatatatatgtaaatacatatttttttaattttttatggaaatactaaatgatatgaatttttatattttttagagactTAGTCGTacgcaattaaaatattttgttaatattttttttatccttttatctttccctttttttattatctatttaaCACAAAGtaagaaaagtaataaaaagaaaatgaacacAAATACACTTTCTTCTCTTTACTATATAACCCATACACCCATACAATTAcaaatataaactataaaaattcaaattttaacaataatttaaatacacatattaaacatctaaaaattataaaattgacttTGCATGGTCTTGAACTGGAGTTGGAGAAATGGGAGGTTGGTGCAGGTTTGTTTCTAGCTAAGCAATGGGGTTGTCGTAAGGATGATAATGGCTAACCTTGTATAGGTGTTGTAGGCTGAGAGAGGAGAGTTTGGAAGGGAGGCTGGTTGAAGAAGTTGAAATGGTA belongs to Populus nigra chromosome 18, ddPopNigr1.1, whole genome shotgun sequence and includes:
- the LOC133678393 gene encoding transcription factor bHLH118-like; translated protein: MFPLQQGDELCFNISSDPHQQHNIPQDLILARYAALQGSDTTNKMENGRRRFLISMDSNHEVARDHSKNNNKKMMHRNIERQRRQEMATLYASLRALLPLEFIKGKRSISDHMNESVNYIKYLQKKIKELSAKRDGLKKSPNLSFDSPSGSSNKYSPISPVTLQPYPGGIEVVFDSDFRGQDPPLSRVLQVLLEEGISVVNCVSTKVNERLFHTVQTEVNDPACLNLSELRQKLTLRAVS